GAGACCCTAGACTTAGTCAAACCATCGTTTATCCTGGTTGGGTAAGACAACCAGACGACACACCATACATTCAGGTTCTGAATAAAAATTTCACTGGATACCACCAGTTGAAGGGTTTTGTGAATAGCATTGATAATGTGGAAATTTCAAGTGATGATTTCCCAGTTTACAGATATGCTGAAACCTTATTGATTTATGCAGAGGCGAAAGCTGAACTGAATGAATTAAATCAAGGAGACTTGGACATGTCTATTAATTTGTTGAGACAAAGAGCAGGTCTTCCAAATTTAGATATGGCTGCAGCAAATGGTAACCCAGATTCTTTCTTAGCTTCTAAATACCCCGATCTATCAGGAGCAAATCAGGGAGTTCTTTTGGAGATCAGAAGAGAAAGAAGAGTAGAAATGGCCCTGGAAGGTTATAGATATGATGACTTGATGAGATGGAACGCAGGTAAATTACTTGAAGCTATTCCTCAAGGCATGTACTTCGATGGTCTTGGGAAATATGATATGACAGGTGATGGAATCGAAGACATCATTTTGGTAGATAAGGACAGTGTGATTCCTGTAGGGGATGAAAAGGAGAAGAATAGCTTGGGAGAAACTTTGATTTATTACAAAGCTGGAACGATCGATGAGAATGTGGATGTTTTCTTATCCAATGGAGCTGATGGAGGAATGATGGTTACTGAAACCAAAGAAAGAACCTTCGTAGAACCAAAATATTACTACAGACCTGTTCCTATTCAGCAAGTAACCTTAAATCCGAATCTTACTCAGATTTTCGGTTGGGAATAAAAAACCAATAGAAATTGTAGCCCGGAATTTTTGTTCCGGGCTTCTATAGTTATCCAATTATTGAAATGAAGAAATTAATTCTGGCAAGCTGTATTGGCTTGTTTGTATTACAAGCCTGTTCTACCCAAGAAAATCAGGAGGAACCTAAAGCGAAAAAAGCCCTTTTTGTCATTGTTGATGGTATCCCTGATGATGTTATTGATTCGGTGGCAACACCGAATTTGGATAAAATCATTGCTGAAGGAGGAATTACTAAAGCAACCATGGGAGGAGAAAAAGATGGCTATAGCCAAACTCCTACAATTTCTGCGGTTGGCTATAATTCTGTTTTGACAGGTGTATGGGCTAATAAACACAATGTTTGGGGCAATAGTATTAAAGACCCAAATTATCACTACCCCACTATTTTCAGGGCATTCAAAGATCAATTCCCAGAAAAATCAATTGGTATCTTCTCTACTTGGTTGGACAATAGAACCAAATTGGCTGGTGCTTCTTTGCCACAGACACAAGGCTTAACTTTTGATTATCATTTTGATGGTTTGGAATTAGACACTGTAAATTATCCTCATGATGAAGGAAGGATTTTCATCTATAACATCGATGAGGAAGTTTCGAAAGCGGCTGCCAAAACAATCTCTGAAAATGCTCCTGACTTATCCTGGATGTACTTAGAGTTTACGGATGATATGTCACACCGCCATGGAAACAGTCCTGAATTTGTCGATGCTGTAGAAAAAGCGGATATACAAATCGGTAGAGTTTGGGATGCAATCAAAGAAAGAGAAGCCAACTTCAATGAGGATTGGTTGATCGTGATTACGACGGATCACGGTAGAGATATGAAAGGATATGGGCATGGTGGTCAATCTGATCGTGAAAGAAGTATTTGGATTGCTACTAATTCAGATAATCTAAACAATCACTTCCAGGAGAGAGGTCAGACCGTTGATATCTTCCCTTCTATTGCAAATTTCCTAGGAATGGAAATACCAAAAGGAAACGCAATGGAATTGGATGGCGTTCCTTTTATTGGGCCTGTAGATGCAAGCCAATTCAAAGCTGAAAAAGTTGAAGGGAACATAAACCTCAATTGGAAAACGCTGTCCAGTGAAGAAGCTGGTAAAATTTGGATCAGTACTACCAATGATATCAAAACGGGTGGAGAAGATAATTATGAATTAGTGGCTGAGGTGAATTTACAAGACGGAAAGTATTCATTTACTCCAGAATCCATTGATTCAGAGTTTTATAAAATAGTATTGGAGACTCCTTCAGGATATCTAAACTATTGGATTATTGAAGAAAAAGGAGAATAATTAGACAATAGCTTTTGCAAGGAGCATGGTCTTGCTTATTCTTTGAAATAAATGCGATCAATGAAGTACGATTATATCATAATAGGTGGAGGTTCAGCTGGAGCCGTACTCACCAACAGACTGAGTGAAAACTCAGAAAATGAGGTT
Above is a window of Algoriphagus machipongonensis DNA encoding:
- a CDS encoding alkaline phosphatase family protein → MKKLILASCIGLFVLQACSTQENQEEPKAKKALFVIVDGIPDDVIDSVATPNLDKIIAEGGITKATMGGEKDGYSQTPTISAVGYNSVLTGVWANKHNVWGNSIKDPNYHYPTIFRAFKDQFPEKSIGIFSTWLDNRTKLAGASLPQTQGLTFDYHFDGLELDTVNYPHDEGRIFIYNIDEEVSKAAAKTISENAPDLSWMYLEFTDDMSHRHGNSPEFVDAVEKADIQIGRVWDAIKEREANFNEDWLIVITTDHGRDMKGYGHGGQSDRERSIWIATNSDNLNNHFQERGQTVDIFPSIANFLGMEIPKGNAMELDGVPFIGPVDASQFKAEKVEGNINLNWKTLSSEEAGKIWISTTNDIKTGGEDNYELVAEVNLQDGKYSFTPESIDSEFYKIVLETPSGYLNYWIIEEKGE